One genomic window of Streptomyces sp. WP-1 includes the following:
- a CDS encoding argininosuccinate synthase — protein MTERVVLAYSGGLDTSVAIGWIAEETGAEVIAVAVDVGQGGEDLDVIRKRALACGAVEAEVADAKDEFADEYCLPAIKANALYMDRYPLVSALSRPTIVKHLVAAAQKHGATTVAHGCTGKGNDQVRFEAGIVALAPDLKCIAPVRDYAMTRDKAIAFCEAKQLPIATTKKSPYSIDQNVFGRAVETGFLEDIWNAPIEDIYEYTSNPATAREADEVVISFKQGVPVAIDGRPVTVLQAIQQLNERAGGQGIGRIDMVEDRLVGIKSREVYEAPGAIALITAHQELENVTVERELARYKRQVEQRWGELVYDGQWFSPLKRALDGFIDEASQQVNGDIRMTLHGGRAVVTGRRSESSLYDFNLATYDTGDSFDQAAAKGFIDIYSLSSKIAARRDLTGQA, from the coding sequence GTGACCGAGCGCGTCGTACTCGCCTACTCAGGCGGTCTGGACACCTCCGTCGCCATCGGCTGGATCGCCGAGGAGACGGGCGCCGAGGTCATCGCCGTTGCGGTCGACGTCGGCCAGGGCGGCGAGGACCTGGACGTCATCCGCAAGCGCGCCCTCGCGTGCGGTGCGGTCGAGGCCGAGGTCGCCGACGCCAAGGACGAGTTCGCCGACGAGTACTGCCTCCCGGCGATCAAGGCCAACGCCCTGTACATGGACCGCTACCCGCTGGTCTCCGCCCTCTCCCGGCCGACGATCGTCAAGCACCTCGTCGCCGCCGCCCAGAAGCACGGCGCCACCACGGTCGCCCACGGCTGCACCGGCAAGGGCAACGACCAGGTCCGCTTCGAGGCCGGCATCGTCGCCCTCGCCCCCGACCTGAAGTGCATCGCCCCGGTCCGCGACTACGCGATGACCCGGGACAAGGCGATCGCCTTCTGCGAGGCCAAGCAGCTCCCGATCGCCACCACCAAGAAGTCCCCGTACTCCATCGACCAGAACGTCTTCGGACGCGCCGTCGAGACGGGCTTCCTGGAGGACATCTGGAACGCCCCGATCGAGGACATCTACGAGTACACCTCCAACCCGGCCACCGCGCGCGAGGCCGACGAGGTCGTCATCAGCTTCAAGCAGGGCGTCCCGGTCGCGATCGACGGCAGGCCCGTCACCGTCCTCCAGGCCATCCAGCAGCTCAACGAGCGCGCGGGCGGCCAGGGCATCGGCCGGATCGACATGGTCGAGGACCGCCTGGTCGGCATCAAGTCCCGCGAGGTCTACGAGGCCCCCGGCGCGATCGCCCTGATCACCGCCCACCAGGAGCTGGAGAACGTCACGGTCGAGCGCGAGCTGGCCCGCTACAAGCGCCAGGTCGAGCAGCGCTGGGGCGAGCTGGTCTACGACGGCCAGTGGTTCTCCCCGCTCAAGCGCGCCCTGGACGGCTTCATCGACGAGGCCAGCCAGCAGGTCAACGGCGACATCCGGATGACCCTGCACGGCGGCCGCGCGGTGGTCACCGGCCGGCGCTCCGAGTCGTCCCTGTACGACTTCAACCTCGCCACCTACGACACCGGCGACAGCTTCGACCAGGCGGCGGCCAAGGGCTTCATCGACATCTACAGCCTGTCGTCGAAGATCGCCGCGCGGCGTGATCTCACGGGCCAAGCCTGA
- a CDS encoding multicopper oxidase family protein, with protein MDTPSRRTLLRVPIAAVGAGFLAACGSGSGPGTRSGPHHPDTGPLGAALEGNFVPAGPKGYVNPSDPEVLATERKRGAGRVRTYRFTAAETKLDLGGRSVRTWAYDDTVPGPLVRVTAGDVLDLTLANRLPTTTTLHSHGVRLRCDMDGVPDLTQRPIPAGTDFRYRFTVKHPGTYLLHSHVGMQPDRALYAPLVVDDPKETLGYDKEWVVVLDDWLDGVDGSTPEGVLEQLKPGGSGMAGMGMGPEHPHASGSPSPRPSGSAGAKSSPPAKAGGGPNRVLHDSHSRMLDGDGGSVAYPYYLANGRLPHRPQEFRCRPGDRIRVRFVNAGSETAFRVSLGGHTMTVTHTDGYPVRHKDTDALLIGMSERYDVLVTAKDGCFPLVALAEGKKGSALAVLRTDKGKNLPAPDVRPDELDGECVPARRLVPADSVALPERQPDRQMRIKITGSMQKFDWGFDHKPYDVRQRHEIHAGERVRLTLINATDMWHPMHLHGHTFAMTGLDAVGARKDTAMVLPHRKLVVEFDADNPGLWMVHCHNQYHSESGMMTVLGYKR; from the coding sequence ATGGATACACCTTCGCGGCGAACCCTCCTCCGTGTCCCGATCGCAGCCGTCGGCGCGGGATTCCTGGCGGCCTGCGGCTCCGGTTCGGGGCCCGGGACCCGCTCCGGTCCGCACCACCCGGACACCGGGCCCCTCGGGGCGGCGCTTGAGGGGAACTTCGTACCGGCGGGGCCCAAGGGGTACGTCAACCCGTCGGACCCGGAGGTGCTCGCCACCGAGCGGAAGCGCGGGGCGGGGCGCGTGCGCACGTACCGGTTCACCGCCGCGGAGACCAAGCTCGACCTGGGCGGGCGCTCGGTGCGCACCTGGGCGTACGACGACACCGTGCCGGGGCCGCTGGTCCGGGTGACCGCGGGCGACGTCCTGGATCTGACGCTCGCCAACCGGCTGCCGACCACCACCACCCTGCACTCCCACGGGGTGCGGCTGCGCTGCGACATGGACGGCGTCCCGGATCTGACGCAGCGCCCGATCCCGGCGGGCACGGACTTCCGCTACCGGTTCACCGTGAAACACCCCGGCACGTATCTGCTCCACTCCCACGTCGGGATGCAGCCCGACCGCGCCCTGTACGCGCCGCTGGTCGTGGACGATCCCAAGGAGACGCTCGGCTACGACAAGGAGTGGGTCGTCGTCCTGGACGACTGGCTCGACGGCGTGGACGGCTCCACCCCCGAGGGCGTGCTCGAACAGCTCAAGCCGGGCGGCTCCGGGATGGCCGGCATGGGCATGGGCCCGGAGCACCCGCACGCGAGCGGGAGCCCCTCCCCGCGTCCGAGCGGATCGGCCGGGGCGAAGTCGTCACCGCCCGCGAAGGCCGGGGGCGGTCCGAACCGGGTGCTGCACGACTCGCACAGCCGGATGCTGGACGGCGACGGCGGCAGCGTCGCCTACCCGTACTACCTCGCCAACGGGCGGCTGCCGCACCGGCCCCAGGAGTTCCGCTGCCGTCCCGGCGACCGCATCCGGGTGCGCTTCGTCAACGCGGGCTCGGAGACGGCCTTCCGGGTCTCGCTCGGCGGCCACACCATGACGGTCACGCACACCGACGGCTACCCCGTGCGGCACAAGGACACCGACGCCCTGCTCATCGGGATGTCCGAGCGGTACGACGTGCTGGTGACCGCCAAGGACGGCTGCTTCCCGCTCGTCGCGCTCGCCGAGGGCAAGAAGGGCAGCGCGCTCGCCGTCCTGCGCACCGACAAGGGGAAGAACCTTCCCGCGCCGGATGTCCGCCCCGACGAGCTGGACGGCGAGTGCGTGCCCGCGCGGCGGCTGGTGCCGGCCGACTCGGTGGCCCTGCCCGAGCGGCAGCCGGACCGCCAGATGCGCATCAAGATCACCGGCAGCATGCAGAAGTTCGACTGGGGCTTCGACCACAAGCCGTACGACGTCCGCCAGCGGCACGAGATCCACGCCGGGGAGCGGGTACGGCTCACCCTCATCAACGCGACGGACATGTGGCACCCCATGCATCTGCACGGGCACACCTTCGCGATGACGGGACTGGACGCGGTGGGAGCGCGCAAGGACACCGCGATGGTGCTGCCGCACCGCAAGCTCGTGGTGGAGTTCGACGCGGACAACCCCGGGCTGTGGATGGTGCACTGCCACAACCAGTACCACTCGGAGAGCGGGATGATGACGGTGCTCGGCTACAAGCGGTGA
- a CDS encoding aldo/keto reductase: MPFARLATATTPTCHIGLGLAAVGRPGYINLGRDGDLGADRSVDALRTRTHELLDAAYAQGVRYIDVARSYGRSEEFLAQWLAANPGIDDVVIGSKWGYTYTADWSTDAERHEVKDHSPATYERQRAESDALLGDRLDLYQIHSLTPDSPALTDKELHARLAEAAAGGLTIGFSTSGPRQADTVRAALAVTVDGEPLFRTVQSTYNVLEHSAGAALAEAHDAGLTVIVKEGMANGRLAEPNAPGALKSIAAEEGLGCDAVALAWILRRPWAGVVLSGAATLTQLSSNLHAPAVDLDADRMTRLATLTEEPRVYWERRGQLPWH, encoded by the coding sequence ATGCCCTTCGCCCGTCTCGCCACCGCGACCACGCCGACCTGCCACATCGGCCTCGGTCTCGCCGCCGTCGGCCGCCCCGGCTACATCAACCTCGGCCGGGACGGCGACCTCGGCGCCGACCGCAGCGTCGACGCCCTGCGCACCCGCACCCATGAACTCCTCGACGCGGCCTACGCGCAGGGCGTCCGCTACATCGACGTCGCCCGCTCCTACGGCCGTTCGGAGGAGTTCCTCGCCCAGTGGCTGGCGGCCAACCCCGGCATCGACGACGTGGTCATCGGCAGCAAGTGGGGCTACACCTACACCGCCGACTGGTCCACCGACGCCGAGCGGCACGAGGTCAAGGACCACTCCCCGGCGACGTACGAGCGTCAGCGCGCCGAGTCCGACGCCCTGCTCGGCGACCGGCTCGACCTCTACCAGATCCACTCGCTCACCCCGGACAGCCCCGCCCTCACCGACAAGGAACTCCACGCGAGGCTCGCGGAGGCCGCCGCCGGGGGCCTGACCATCGGCTTCTCCACCAGCGGACCCCGGCAGGCGGACACCGTACGCGCCGCCCTCGCGGTGACGGTCGACGGTGAGCCCCTCTTCCGTACCGTGCAGTCGACGTACAACGTCCTGGAGCACTCGGCCGGCGCCGCCCTCGCCGAGGCCCATGACGCCGGGCTGACCGTGATCGTCAAGGAGGGCATGGCCAACGGCCGGCTCGCCGAGCCGAACGCCCCCGGGGCCCTGAAGTCGATCGCCGCCGAGGAGGGACTCGGCTGCGACGCCGTCGCCCTCGCCTGGATCCTGCGCCGGCCCTGGGCGGGTGTCGTCCTCTCCGGCGCCGCGACCCTCACCCAGCTCTCCTCCAATCTGCACGCCCCCGCCGTCGACCTGGACGCGGACCGGATGACCCGCCTCGCCACGCTCACGGAGGAGCCCCGCGTGTACTGGGAGCGGCGCGGACAGCTGCCCTGGCACTGA
- a CDS encoding MFS transporter — MTSTVQPARTAQPPARPGRWLALCVLVLAVLLVAVDATVLGLATPYISEDLHPSGTQLLWIGDVYSFVIAGLLVSMGSLGDRIGRKRILLCGATAFGAISVLNAYATTPELMILARALLGVAGATLMPATLALIRNLFHDPRERSLAVGIWGATASAGTAVGPIVGGFLLEHFWWGSVFLINLPVMAVLVLVGLRTLPESRNPHPGPWDLASVLLSLVGMIGVVYAVKEAATHGFSWLTLAAGLLGAGALYGFVRRQLTMPAPLLDMRLFRHRGFSGAVLADLLTVLGMSGLVFFLSQYLQLVQDRRPFEAGLAELPAAVGAVAAGLAAGSAARRFSVRSVVSAGLAAVGLSLAVLTCLGRSTGYPVLGAALLVVGVGAGLSFTVTADVILSSVPKEQAGAASAVSETAYELGAALGIALLGSIVTAVYSGFQGPAGTPPGAHESLGAAVEASAQLPPRTAESLLDAARDAFVHGLHLASGAGAAVLLGTAVAAWFLLKGQRLENAG, encoded by the coding sequence ATGACCAGCACAGTGCAGCCCGCCAGGACGGCGCAGCCCCCGGCGCGTCCGGGCCGCTGGCTCGCGCTCTGCGTCCTGGTCCTGGCCGTGCTGCTGGTGGCCGTCGACGCCACCGTGCTCGGCCTGGCGACCCCCTACATCAGCGAGGACCTGCACCCCTCCGGCACCCAGCTGCTGTGGATCGGTGACGTCTACTCCTTCGTCATCGCCGGTCTGCTGGTCTCCATGGGCAGCCTCGGCGACCGCATCGGCCGCAAGCGGATCCTGCTCTGCGGCGCCACTGCGTTCGGCGCGATATCCGTGCTCAACGCCTATGCCACGACACCCGAGCTGATGATCCTGGCGCGGGCGCTGCTCGGTGTCGCGGGCGCGACCCTGATGCCCGCCACCCTCGCCCTGATCCGCAACCTCTTCCACGACCCGCGCGAGCGCAGCCTCGCCGTCGGCATCTGGGGCGCGACGGCCTCGGCCGGTACGGCGGTCGGTCCCATCGTCGGCGGCTTCCTGCTGGAGCACTTCTGGTGGGGCTCGGTCTTCCTGATCAACCTGCCGGTGATGGCGGTCCTCGTCCTGGTCGGCCTCCGCACCCTGCCCGAGTCCCGTAACCCGCACCCGGGCCCCTGGGACCTGGCCAGCGTGCTGCTCTCGCTCGTCGGCATGATCGGCGTGGTCTACGCCGTCAAGGAGGCGGCCACCCACGGCTTCTCCTGGCTGACGCTCGCCGCGGGCCTGCTGGGCGCGGGCGCGCTGTACGGCTTCGTGCGCCGCCAGCTGACCATGCCGGCCCCGCTGCTGGACATGCGGCTGTTCCGGCACCGCGGCTTCAGCGGCGCGGTGCTCGCCGACCTGCTGACCGTGCTCGGCATGTCCGGGCTGGTCTTCTTCCTCTCCCAGTACCTCCAACTCGTCCAGGACAGGCGCCCGTTCGAGGCGGGTCTCGCCGAACTGCCCGCCGCCGTCGGCGCGGTGGCGGCCGGACTGGCCGCGGGCAGCGCCGCCCGGCGCTTCTCGGTCCGCTCGGTGGTCTCGGCCGGCCTCGCCGCCGTCGGCCTGTCCCTGGCCGTACTGACCTGCCTCGGCCGGTCCACGGGCTACCCGGTGCTCGGCGCCGCCCTGCTGGTGGTGGGCGTCGGCGCGGGCCTGTCCTTCACGGTCACCGCCGACGTCATCCTCTCCAGCGTCCCCAAGGAGCAGGCGGGCGCGGCCTCCGCGGTCTCCGAGACGGCCTACGAGCTGGGTGCCGCCCTGGGCATCGCCCTCCTCGGCTCCATCGTGACCGCCGTCTACAGCGGCTTCCAGGGCCCGGCCGGCACCCCGCCGGGCGCCCACGAGTCGCTGGGCGCGGCCGTGGAGGCGTCGGCCCAGCTGCCGCCGCGGACCGCCGAGTCCCTCCTGGACGCGGCCCGGGACGCCTTCGTCCACGGCCTCCACCTGGCCTCGGGCGCGGGTGCGGCGGTCCTGCTGGGCACGGCGGTCGCGGCGTGGTTCCTGCTGAAGGGGCAGCGGCTGGAGAACGCCGGGTGA
- a CDS encoding L,D-transpeptidase, with the protein MRPGVVASLLSVCVLGLLGAAPAPRAPVPVPLPARLADTGGGTQLLIAQAPDTSSTTGTVTWWDLRDGTWTQAGSAPARFGAKGLVEGNARTQGSDTTPTGLYDLPFAFGIEAAPAGTGISYRAVKESSWWCEDNASSSYNRWTDPLPGDCRASEAEHLSAYGTQYAYALVVGFNYHRPVRGRGAGIFLHVDGAGATAGCVSVPRDAMRRILRWVVPGAAPHIAMGTSSGVTGLSRY; encoded by the coding sequence ATGCGCCCCGGTGTCGTCGCCAGCCTCCTGTCCGTCTGCGTGCTCGGCCTGCTCGGGGCCGCGCCCGCGCCGCGCGCGCCGGTGCCGGTTCCGCTGCCCGCGCGCCTCGCGGACACCGGTGGCGGCACCCAGTTGCTCATCGCGCAGGCACCGGACACGTCGTCCACGACGGGCACGGTCACCTGGTGGGACCTGCGCGACGGCACCTGGACCCAGGCCGGTTCCGCGCCGGCGCGGTTCGGGGCGAAGGGGCTGGTCGAGGGGAACGCGCGCACGCAGGGGTCGGACACGACGCCGACCGGGTTGTACGACCTTCCGTTCGCCTTCGGCATCGAGGCGGCGCCGGCCGGGACGGGGATCTCCTACCGGGCGGTGAAGGAGAGTTCCTGGTGGTGCGAGGACAACGCGTCCTCGTCGTACAACCGCTGGACGGATCCGCTGCCGGGCGACTGCCGGGCTTCGGAGGCGGAGCATCTGAGCGCGTACGGCACGCAGTACGCGTACGCGCTCGTCGTGGGGTTCAACTACCACCGGCCGGTGCGGGGGCGGGGGGCCGGGATCTTCCTGCATGTCGACGGGGCGGGGGCGACGGCCGGTTGTGTGTCGGTGCCGAGGGATGCCATGCGGCGGATTCTCCGGTGGGTGGTGCCGGGGGCGGCGCCGCATATTGCCATGGGGACGTCGAGCGGGGTCACAGGGCTCAGCCGGTACTGA
- the argH gene encoding argininosuccinate lyase, which yields MSSNSGDVRLWGGRFADGPAEALAKLSASVHFDWRLAPYDIAGSRAHARVLHKAGLLTEDELTRMIAGLDRLEADVADGSFTGTIADEDVHTALERGLLERLGPDLGGKLRAGRSRNDQVATLFRMYLRDHARIIGGLIADLQDALIGLAEAHPDVAMPGRTHLQHAQPVLFAHHVLAHVQSLSRDAERLRQWDTRTAVSPYGSGALAGSSLGLDPEAVAADLGFEHGSVANSIDGTASRDFVAEFAFITAMIGVNLSRIAEEIIIWNTKEFSFVTLHDAFSTGSSIMPQKKNPDIAELARGKSGRLIGNLTGLLATLKALPLAYNRDIQEDKEPVFDSCDQLEILLPAFTGMMATLTVHRERMAELAPAGFSLATDIAEWLVRQGVPFRVAHEVAGECVKAAEAEGKELDELTDEQFAKISAHLTPEVRTVLNVPGALASRNGRGGTAPSAVAVQLAEVKTDVAAQHAWAAAKK from the coding sequence GTGAGCAGCAACAGCGGTGACGTACGGCTCTGGGGCGGCCGTTTCGCCGACGGTCCCGCCGAGGCCCTGGCGAAGCTGTCCGCGTCCGTCCACTTCGACTGGCGGCTCGCGCCCTACGACATCGCCGGCTCGCGCGCCCACGCCCGCGTGCTGCACAAGGCCGGACTCCTCACCGAGGACGAGCTGACCCGCATGATCGCCGGGCTCGACCGGCTGGAGGCGGACGTCGCCGACGGCTCCTTCACCGGCACCATCGCCGACGAGGACGTGCACACCGCCCTGGAGCGCGGCCTGCTGGAGCGCCTCGGCCCCGATCTCGGCGGCAAACTCCGCGCCGGCCGCTCCCGCAACGACCAGGTGGCCACCCTCTTCCGGATGTACCTCAGGGACCACGCCCGGATCATCGGCGGCCTGATCGCCGACCTCCAGGACGCCCTGATCGGCCTGGCCGAGGCCCACCCGGACGTGGCGATGCCCGGCCGCACCCACCTCCAGCACGCCCAGCCGGTGCTCTTCGCCCACCATGTCCTCGCCCATGTCCAGTCCCTGTCCCGGGACGCGGAGCGGCTGCGCCAGTGGGACACGCGCACGGCGGTGTCGCCGTACGGCTCGGGCGCCCTCGCGGGCTCCTCGCTCGGCCTGGACCCGGAGGCGGTGGCCGCGGACCTCGGCTTCGAGCACGGCAGCGTCGCCAACTCCATCGACGGCACGGCCTCCCGGGACTTCGTCGCGGAGTTCGCCTTCATCACCGCGATGATCGGTGTGAACCTCTCCCGGATCGCCGAGGAGATCATCATCTGGAACACGAAGGAGTTCTCCTTCGTCACCCTCCACGACGCGTTCTCCACCGGCTCCTCGATCATGCCGCAGAAGAAGAACCCGGACATCGCGGAGCTGGCCCGGGGCAAGTCCGGCCGCCTGATCGGCAATCTGACCGGTCTGCTGGCCACGCTCAAGGCGCTGCCCCTCGCCTACAACCGCGACATCCAGGAGGACAAGGAGCCGGTCTTCGACTCCTGCGACCAACTGGAGATCCTGCTGCCCGCCTTCACCGGCATGATGGCGACCCTCACCGTCCACCGGGAGCGCATGGCGGAACTGGCCCCGGCCGGTTTCTCCCTCGCGACCGACATCGCCGAGTGGCTGGTCCGCCAGGGCGTCCCGTTCCGGGTGGCGCACGAGGTCGCGGGGGAGTGCGTCAAGGCCGCCGAGGCCGAGGGCAAGGAGCTGGACGAGCTGACGGACGAGCAGTTCGCCAAGATCTCCGCCCACCTCACCCCCGAGGTGCGCACCGTCCTGAACGTGCCCGGCGCCCTGGCCTCCCGCAACGGCCGCGGCGGCACCGCCCCGAGCGCGGTCGCGGTACAGCTGGCCGAGGTGAAGACGGACGTGGCGGCACAGCACGCATGGGCGGCGGCCAAGAAGTGA
- a CDS encoding glycerophosphodiester phosphodiesterase, translated as MGTERTHETQPQTQVTGRRALLGAAMLGAGGAVLGLSGTARAAEAPAAKRTARGLKGLPVPTIVGHRGASGYRPEHTFGSYELALDLGADIVEAGDLCPTKDGHLVCRHEPEIGGTTDVADHPEFAGRKTTKVLDGVATTGWFTEDFTLAELKTLRAIERIPDNRPHNKLYNGRWEIPTFEEVLKWQDEQTRKRGKQVWIYPETKHPTYFRKLGLALEERVAKLLRRHGKDTRNSPVVIQSFEPTSIQRLNQLVDNPLVVLLSTADSRPWDFAEAGDPRTVADLITPKGLREIAGYAQGIGPTLDLVIPKKADGSLAEPSTLVSDAHRVGLILHPYTMRNENPFLPTEFRKGGAADGYGDPFGAFKAYFATGIDGVFTDNADTGVLARADFLA; from the coding sequence ATGGGAACCGAGCGTACGCACGAGACGCAGCCACAGACGCAGGTCACGGGACGGCGGGCGCTCCTCGGCGCCGCGATGCTGGGCGCGGGCGGCGCGGTCCTCGGGCTGTCCGGCACCGCCCGGGCCGCCGAGGCCCCGGCGGCGAAGCGCACCGCGCGCGGGCTCAAGGGACTGCCGGTGCCGACCATCGTCGGCCACCGCGGCGCCAGCGGCTACCGCCCCGAGCACACCTTCGGCTCCTACGAGCTGGCCCTCGACCTCGGCGCCGACATCGTGGAGGCCGGCGACCTGTGCCCCACCAAGGACGGCCATCTGGTGTGCCGGCACGAACCGGAGATCGGCGGCACCACCGATGTCGCGGACCACCCCGAGTTCGCCGGCCGCAAGACCACCAAGGTGCTCGACGGCGTCGCCACCACCGGCTGGTTCACCGAGGACTTCACCCTCGCCGAGCTGAAGACGCTGCGCGCGATCGAGCGGATCCCGGACAACCGGCCGCACAACAAGCTCTACAACGGCCGCTGGGAGATCCCCACCTTCGAGGAAGTCCTGAAGTGGCAGGACGAGCAGACCCGCAAGCGCGGCAAGCAGGTCTGGATCTACCCCGAGACCAAGCACCCCACCTACTTCCGCAAGCTGGGCCTCGCCCTGGAGGAGCGGGTGGCCAAGCTGCTGCGCAGGCACGGCAAGGACACCCGCAACTCCCCGGTGGTCATCCAGTCGTTCGAGCCCACCAGCATCCAGAGGCTGAACCAGCTGGTCGACAACCCGCTCGTGGTGCTGCTGTCCACGGCCGACAGCCGCCCCTGGGACTTCGCGGAGGCGGGCGACCCGCGCACGGTCGCCGACCTGATCACCCCCAAGGGCCTGCGGGAGATCGCCGGTTACGCCCAGGGCATCGGCCCGACCCTGGACCTGGTCATCCCCAAGAAGGCGGACGGCTCCCTCGCCGAGCCCTCCACCCTGGTCTCCGACGCGCACCGGGTCGGCCTGATCCTGCACCCCTACACGATGCGCAACGAGAACCCCTTCCTGCCCACGGAGTTCCGCAAGGGCGGCGCGGCCGACGGCTACGGCGACCCCTTCGGCGCCTTCAAGGCGTACTTCGCGACCGGCATCGACGGCGTCTTCACCGACAACGCCGACACCGGCGTCCTGGCCCGCGCCGACTTCCTGGCCTGA
- a CDS encoding TetR/AcrR family transcriptional regulator yields MALDRDHVLRSAAALLTRKSTATMDEVAKAAGISRATLHRHFAGRDALVRALEALGIAECEAALDRARPEEGTATDAVRRLVREIQPAAGLLAFLYGESQLWEGERQNDGWQRLDGRIGALFQRGQQDGEFRIDLTPVWLTEALYGLTASCAWATLDGRVAARDFPTMVAELLLGGALRREES; encoded by the coding sequence ATGGCCCTGGATCGAGACCATGTGCTGCGCAGCGCCGCCGCCCTGCTGACCCGTAAATCCACCGCGACCATGGACGAGGTCGCCAAGGCCGCCGGGATCAGCCGGGCGACGCTGCACCGGCACTTCGCCGGACGCGACGCGCTCGTCCGGGCGCTGGAGGCGCTCGGCATCGCCGAGTGCGAGGCGGCGCTGGACCGGGCCCGCCCGGAGGAGGGGACCGCGACCGACGCCGTACGCCGGCTGGTCCGCGAGATCCAGCCGGCCGCGGGACTGCTCGCCTTCCTGTACGGCGAGAGCCAGCTGTGGGAGGGCGAGCGGCAGAACGACGGCTGGCAGCGGCTCGACGGCCGGATCGGCGCCCTGTTCCAGCGCGGACAGCAGGACGGCGAGTTCCGCATCGACCTGACACCCGTCTGGCTCACCGAGGCGCTGTACGGCCTGACCGCCTCCTGCGCCTGGGCCACCCTGGACGGCCGCGTGGCCGCCCGCGACTTCCCGACCATGGTCGCCGAACTCCTGCTCGGCGGCGCTCTACGGAGAGAGGAATCATGA
- a CDS encoding 1-acyl-sn-glycerol-3-phosphate acyltransferase, which produces MRLMFRPQVEGAENIPGDGPVILAGNHLTFIDSIVLPVVTKRQVLFIGKDEYVTGKGFKGRLMAWFFTGVGMIPVDRDGANGGVAALMTGRRVLEEGKVFGIYPEGTRSPDGRLYRGRTGIARLTLMTGAPVVPFAMIGTDKLQPGGNGIPRPGKVTVRFGPAMEFSRYDGMDRDRYVLRAVTDSVMTEVMRLSGQEYVDMYATKAKAA; this is translated from the coding sequence ATGCGCCTGATGTTCCGCCCACAGGTGGAAGGCGCGGAGAACATCCCGGGGGACGGTCCGGTGATTCTGGCCGGAAACCATCTCACCTTCATCGACTCGATCGTGCTTCCGGTCGTCACGAAGCGTCAGGTGCTCTTCATCGGCAAGGACGAGTACGTCACCGGCAAGGGCTTCAAGGGCCGGCTGATGGCGTGGTTCTTCACCGGGGTCGGCATGATCCCGGTGGACCGGGACGGCGCGAACGGCGGTGTGGCGGCGCTGATGACGGGGCGCCGGGTCCTGGAGGAGGGCAAGGTCTTCGGGATCTACCCGGAGGGCACCCGCTCCCCCGACGGCCGCCTGTACCGGGGTCGTACGGGCATCGCCCGGCTGACCCTGATGACCGGCGCGCCGGTGGTGCCGTTCGCGATGATCGGCACCGACAAGCTCCAGCCCGGTGGCAACGGCATCCCGCGGCCCGGCAAGGTCACCGTCCGGTTCGGCCCGGCGATGGAGTTCTCCCGCTACGACGGCATGGACCGCGACCGCTATGTGCTGCGCGCCGTCACCGACTCCGTGATGACCGAGGTCATGCGGCTGTCCGGGCAGGAGTACGTCGACATGTACGCCACCAAGGCGAAGGCCGCCTGA
- a CDS encoding GNAT family N-acetyltransferase, producing the protein MGMSVTISVATEEDAEDIFRLQYLCFQSEARLYGNYRIDPLVETLDAVRREIGVDCVFVARLGDEVIGAVRGRIGEDGSAAIVRLCVHPRLQGHGIGARLLRAAEADLAGERGATLFRLQTGHRSEGNLRLYRRVGYEPVGRSKGTDGVDLIVLEKPAATYVATA; encoded by the coding sequence ATGGGCATGAGCGTGACCATCTCGGTGGCGACCGAGGAGGACGCGGAGGACATCTTCCGCCTCCAGTACCTGTGCTTCCAGAGCGAGGCGCGGCTGTACGGCAACTACCGCATCGACCCGCTCGTCGAGACCCTCGACGCCGTCCGCCGCGAGATCGGCGTCGACTGCGTCTTCGTCGCCCGGCTCGGCGACGAGGTGATCGGCGCCGTCCGCGGCAGGATCGGCGAGGACGGCTCGGCCGCCATCGTCCGCCTCTGCGTCCACCCCCGCCTCCAGGGCCACGGCATCGGCGCCCGCCTGCTGCGCGCCGCCGAGGCCGACCTGGCCGGTGAGCGCGGCGCCACCCTCTTCCGCCTCCAGACCGGCCACCGCAGCGAGGGCAACCTCCGCCTGTACCGCCGCGTCGGCTACGAGCCGGTGGGCAGGTCGAAGGGAACGGACGGGGTGGACCTGATCGTGCTGGAGAAGCCCGCGGCCACTTATGTAGCCACGGCGTGA
- a CDS encoding sensor histidine kinase: MRSAVFERFARAGHRRHGDTPAMGAGLGLSIVSAVVEAHGGTVEAESRPGSTTFRVTLPA, encoded by the coding sequence CTGCGCTCCGCCGTCTTCGAACGCTTCGCCCGCGCCGGCCACCGCCGCCACGGCGACACCCCCGCCATGGGCGCGGGCCTCGGCCTGTCGATCGTCTCGGCGGTGGTGGAGGCACACGGCGGGACGGTGGAGGCCGAGAGCCGGCCGGGCTCCACGACGTTCCGGGTCACCTTGCCCGCCTGA